The genome window AGGAGGTTTCACCCCCTGCATGAAGAAGTACGACGTTCAGGACATGGCCGTGTTCTCCTTTGCTGTCACAAAGTGGGTGCACACAGGGACGTATCGGTGCCAGTACCGGGCGTCTGAGCCAGCAGAGACGTCAGAGAAGAGTGACCCTGTGGAGCTGGTGGTTACAGGTGAGTGCACTGGGGTCCGAGGGATTCCTGAGCTGTCCTCATAGGCCCAAGTCCCATCCATTTTCTCTCCCATCATGCAGATCACTGCTTCTCCCCACCTGGCATTTCCGTGAGCCCCACGGGACGTGTGGGGATGGGGGCCAACATCACCATCCGATGCAGGAACTCGTACCAAGGGGCCACCTTCCTGCACAAAGACGGGCACTCGGCCCCTATCCAGCAGCAGGACTCTGATGGTGGGGGCACGGCCACCTTCACCCTCTTTGGGGTGACTCCAGCTGACACCGGCACCTATAGGTGCTCCTACCACCCCAAGGGCTACCCCTTTCTGTCCTCCCCCCTTGGGGAAAGTGTGACACTGGAGGTGACACCCACACCTGCCCTCCCAGGTAGGTCCGAGATCCACAATTGGGTGTCCCCGGCTTCATCCAC of Meleagris gallopavo isolate NT-WF06-2002-E0010 breed Aviagen turkey brand Nicholas breeding stock unplaced genomic scaffold, Turkey_5.1 ChrUn_random_7180001955843, whole genome shotgun sequence contains these proteins:
- the LOC100541291 gene encoding immunoglobulin superfamily member 1 translates to WLVAASRAQQLPPPSLSLHPSQGIEVGDNVTLRCHLPRPAAWVQLCQEGGFTPCMKKYDVQDMAVFSFAVTKWVHTGTYRCQYRASEPAETSEKSDPVELVVTDHCFSPPGISVSPTGRVGMGANITIRCRNSYQGATFLHKDGHSAPIQQQDSDGGGTATFTLFGVTPADTGTYRCSYHPKGYPFLSSPLGESVTLEVTPTPALPGGGWSWEHPNSQTTQHPMGESHGNLVLAVLRVCAAALVFSLGVFFVLSARNLWVRRDGSPAGEKVK